The Watersipora subatra chromosome 1, tzWatSuba1.1, whole genome shotgun sequence genome has a window encoding:
- the LOC137385491 gene encoding isochorismatase domain-containing protein 2-like, translated as MAVSAKLAKALPKNSALFLCDMQEKFRNMISYYPQILNTSARVLQAARVLDIPIIVTEQYPKALGKTCSELDVTDLKVFSKTNFNMLQPDVEEYFQTFKGVENVVICGIEGHVCVKSTVYELLKRGINTHVVVDAVSSRSMVDRLFALKAMSEAGAQLTTSESVILGFVEDASHPKFREVQKIIMESAQDSGLLDSRI; from the exons ATGGCAGTTTCAGCAAAACTTGCAAAAGCTCTTCCTAAAAACTCAGCTTTATTTCTTTGTGATATGCAAGAAAAGTTCAGGAACATGATTTCTTACTATCCTCAAATTCTCAATACATCAGCGAGAGTGCTGCAAGCTGCGAGAGTGCTAGACATCCCTATCATCGTGACGGAACAATATCCTAAAG CGTTGGGCAAAACATGCAGTGAATTAGATGTCACAGATTTAAAAGTGTTCTCCAAAACCAACTTTAACATGCTCCAACCAGATGTGGAAGAATATTTTCAAACATTCAAAG GTGTGGAGAACGTAGTGATATGTGGCATTGAAGGGCATGTTTGTGTGAAATCAACTGTCTATGAGTTGTTGAAGAGAGGTATCAATACACACGTTGTAGTAGACGCAGTTTCATCAAGGAGTATGGTTGACAG ATTGTTTGCTCTGAAAGCTATGAGTGAGGCCGGGGCTCAGCTCACAACTAGTGAGAGTGTTATACTTGGATTTGTGGAAGACGCGAGCCATCCAAAGTTTAGGGAAGTGCAGAAGATCATCATGGAGTCGGCACAAGACAGTGGGCTGTTGGATAGCCGTATATAG